The Corynebacterium callunae DSM 20147 genomic sequence CAGATCGGCGGTAACTTGCCATTCGACGCCCTCTAAAACACCACTAAACACCGCACCGGTGATTAAAGTTGCCTGCACGGCTAAGGCTTCGAGGGTGTCAAATTCCGCCAATTCAGCAGCGGAATCTAGGTCAATTCGCACAAAGGGAACACGCCCGCGCTTTACTGGTTGTACAGGAACTCGATTAAGCACCTCGCTCAAACCAACCTGTCTGCGCACCCTACGCTGCACCGTTGCCTCCAAAGGCTGCACCTCAGGGAAGCGTTGGCGCTGCACCTGACGGTATCTACAACCCACCAGATCACTGGGGGTTAAGCGCGGTGTTTGTTCCGCTTCTGAGCTTGACGAGTGCATTGTTCCCACAATGACATGAGCTTATTGCAATATCGTGGGTAAAGTTGAATCGAGAAGTCGAGAATAAGCCGACAGCAGAAAGAGTTGAGATTAAAAAATGGGCATCTTTGAAAAGGTTCGTGCAGCCAGGGCCAAGACCAAGGCCGAGATCAAAGCAGCAGAGCTGAAGGTTAAAACCGAAGCTAAAAATAAGGCAAAGCTCGATCTAAAGCGCGAAAAGCTCCTGGTACAGGCAGAAAAGAATCTGCTTAAGGCTGAGGAGAAAGGCCTGAAAAAGCGCAATAAGCATGAGCTGAAGATGGCAAAGAATATTCTGGAGCAAAAGCGCCAGGGTCGCCTCAACAAGGATAAGGTCAAGCGTTGGACCGGCACCGCGCGTTTGCTTGCGCCTTTGCTGCTGCCTGTTTTTTATCGCGTTTCCACCGAGGCTCGCAACCAGATTGTGAAGACCAAGGCTAGCCGCGCTGGCGTTACCCCAGAGCAGCTTGCCCAGTTTGCAGGCCACTCCGCCGCCCTCAAGGCTCGTATCCAGGGCGTTCGCGAAAACGCTGAGTCCGCAGCTTTGCCACACGGCTTTATCCAAGACGTTAAGGAGCGTCTAGACGAGCTCGAGGCCGCAGCTGAGAACTCCGAATTTATGTCTCCCCAGCAGCGCAATCGCGCACACCAGTCCATCAACCGCGATCTGGCGCAGGTGTCCGATCAGATCCAGGATCGCTTGTTGGACAAATAAAAAATAACGCTTGTCGACGCTGCCCCTCACCGTCTGCGGTGAGGGGCAGGGGGTTGCGTCGATAAGCGTCTTTTTAAAGCAGACCCTGCTCGCGGGCTGATGCGACTGCTGAGGTGCGGGAGCGCACGCCCAATTTGTCATAAATATGGACCAGGTGGGATTTCACCGTGGCCTCGGAAAGGAAAAGAATCCGGCCGATATCGCGGTTGGAGGAACCACTTGCCACCAGCTTTAATACCTCTAGCTCGCGGGGAGTCAACGAGGTTTTGGGGGTGCGCACCCGCGTCATCAAGCGGTTTGCCACAATCGGAGACAGCGTGGAATCGCCCTCCGCAGCTGAACGTACCGCGGCGAGGAGCTCTGCCGGTGGGGCATCTTTAAGCAGGTAGCCGAGTGCACCCGCTTCAATAGCACCCAAAATATCGGCATCGGTGTCATAGTTGGTGACAACCAAGACCCGTGGTGGGTTTTCAATATTGCGCTTAATCGCAGCGGTAGCATCAGCACCGGTGGACACCTGAGTGCCCTGTACACCGGGCCCAAAACGCAGATCCATCAAGATCACATCAATTCCGCCTTCATGGGCTGCTTGAACAGCGCCCTCGGCGGTGGAAACCTCCCCCACAACTTCGATGTCAGCTGCGCTTTCTAGAACAGCTCGGAGGCCGAGCCGGACAATCTCATGGTCATCAGCGAGCAAGACACGGATCATGGTGTGAACAAAGTCCTTCCCAATGGATTATCACCCCGGCGCGAAATGCCGAAGCTTTACCTTCAAGAGTGTAGGTGGGTAGATCAGTCGTACTTTAGTCTAGCCATAGCCTTCAACAGTTGGAGAATTCCCTCCATTGTTAGTTGGCATCTACCGGCAGTGCTACTGACACCGCAGTGCCCTGCCCATAAGCCGATTCCACCACTACTTCTCCATTTAATTCCCGCGCACGCTGATGCAGCGCACTAAGCCCAATATGGCCCAAACCTGCAGGTTGAGCGCGTACTTGCTCCGGATCAAAGCCCACTCCATCATCCACCACATCTAAGCGCACTTCATTTTCCTCATAGGTTAAGGTGACATGGCAGTTTTTAGCCTCTGAGTGTTTTGCCACATTGGCAATGGCTCCCTGAGCAATACGCAACAGCGTGGCCTCTGTCTTCATGGGCAATTGACGTACATCTCCATCCACATTGATAACAAAGTGAATGCCCAAAAGAGGCTGGGTGACGCGGTGTAGTGCATCTTCCAAAGAAGTCTGCGAAAGCGCTGCTGGCTGCAAAGCCGCAATCATGGCGCGAGCTTCACTGAGGTTATCGGAGGCGGTATTACGCGCCAATCGGATCTTGTCCAGTGCCGCAGCATGGGGATTTTCCACTTCATCCTTTGCCAAGATCTCTTGCTCGGCTACATGCAGCAGCATCTGAATAGAGGACAGACCCTGCGCCACGGTGTCATGGATTTCATGGGCGATTCTTTGACGCTCGGCTGCAATACCGGCGTTTCTTTCTGTCTCTGCCAGCTGCGAACGGGTTTCAATGAGCTGATCAATAAGCTCCTGTTTTTCATTATTAACCCGCCACAAGGTGCGGAAAGCATAATCAATGGCGATGGACACAATGGCAGATACC encodes the following:
- a CDS encoding DUF6474 family protein, producing MGIFEKVRAARAKTKAEIKAAELKVKTEAKNKAKLDLKREKLLVQAEKNLLKAEEKGLKKRNKHELKMAKNILEQKRQGRLNKDKVKRWTGTARLLAPLLLPVFYRVSTEARNQIVKTKASRAGVTPEQLAQFAGHSAALKARIQGVRENAESAALPHGFIQDVKERLDELEAAAENSEFMSPQQRNRAHQSINRDLAQVSDQIQDRLLDK
- a CDS encoding LuxR C-terminal-related transcriptional regulator, whose amino-acid sequence is MIRVLLADDHEIVRLGLRAVLESAADIEVVGEVSTAEGAVQAAHEGGIDVILMDLRFGPGVQGTQVSTGADATAAIKRNIENPPRVLVVTNYDTDADILGAIEAGALGYLLKDAPPAELLAAVRSAAEGDSTLSPIVANRLMTRVRTPKTSLTPRELEVLKLVASGSSNRDIGRILFLSEATVKSHLVHIYDKLGVRSRTSAVASAREQGLL
- a CDS encoding sensor histidine kinase, yielding MQSSLDPKRVSMRNELDVENLAKRGGQPGAMSYRNSIHIMTATLLVVGLGASARLSLPLFALACVLLLAWGFLYFWGSSKRVDISHPMQLAWLFLLTLVWIIMVPIVPISIYMLFPLFFLYLQVMPDVRGIIAVIGATSIAIASQYPNGLTVGGVMGPAVSAIVSIAIDYAFRTLWRVNNEKQELIDQLIETRSQLAETERNAGIAAERQRIAHEIHDTVAQGLSSIQMLLHVAEQEILAKDEVENPHAAALDKIRLARNTASDNLSEARAMIAALQPAALSQTSLEDALHRVTQPLLGIHFVINVDGDVRQLPMKTEATLLRIAQGAIANVAKHSEAKNCHVTLTYEENEVRLDVVDDGVGFDPEQVRAQPAGLGHIGLSALHQRARELNGEVVVESAYGQGTAVSVALPVDAN